A genomic region of Trifolium pratense cultivar HEN17-A07 linkage group LG3, ARS_RC_1.1, whole genome shotgun sequence contains the following coding sequences:
- the LOC123916554 gene encoding uncharacterized protein LOC123916554, which yields MTTFLLRKNLLFFTSSHSTFQPRTLLLRLQLCEFSSSPTPYSHWKRHDEESRNVRVSVWWDFENCNIPAGVNVSKVAPAITDAVRANGIKGPVHITAYGDVLQLSRPNQEALAFTGIHLSHVPNGGKNSADRSLLVDLMYWVSQNPPPAHLFLISGDRDFAGILHRLRMNNYNILLAIPEKAPDVLCSAATIMWQWTSLLKGENLTGKHFNHPPDGQFGSWYGNSKVPLENPFSAAEQSPSSQKVQIVEINEPSSDLQPAGGNPKSVVRIIKHILNLHPNGIAVSDLRAELTECNVSLGRNICGYKRLYRFLSSIPNVHLQKVGNGNFCVKLLPSESPEPSESSTTLSTASAVKNEERGYTTTPKLHSEDKDMDKDIYKNPSLYSLQERIIEDDSKSLQSIPSQGRPIEEDVPHESSLGSEKVVDVSNAQLSETQLSPKDNDVSKTEIGSFKVRSKKSFDDDIVRSEDASPKVLEEYTTSGNLAAGIDHTMVENNDIASYDSGKSIGKNKHVNQPRKEVDDQSPYTSAADDSLVEKRPDGCVETYSKRSTFFSWIRSWWPFGKSNAKTDDMTAHQNKVTSSFEDSKSSELNQTASNLEEPKPLEPQQEDVRHSGKAEDSKLSELDQTADNLEEPKLFEPHKDVNQSGKPALFSSGSFWNDMESFVFSPKGSLLISQSRSREDLAHKLQKYHPVVLKSLTKNDIFQLVELLIAEKKWLEESPSQAFPFKLTRSVQKTASGLSNDSNSLRSFFITNRTSQSNLPKSFENDKEKHTQSIQQTGVPRLATEKKHTERSRSVIFRDCEKLVTDILREHPEGYNISSIRKQFNNRYGYDLDFKKLGYKKMAYLIQIMPGVKVESSHIYPSAPAVCGSDSETSILKTVATNGGDEKFNSDNELSDTAPKEYNMESLWEELGPVSAKNLDQNDLKSNLSQKAIKLDTPKNPDYEPVVSDYDSSDTEGDSSCLTKPEDQGKPKYDEQDSSFWQTLDSWHSTKEEENRVHKSENIVDLQALDSQHSTKEEENKVHKSENIVDLSNSLFDILNSSTESKQGVVVSKNTSGNYREKQRSQKYSFVADPALPNKDKFLGGLLNGLKKEDESKMQN from the exons ATGACAACATTTCTTCTCCGAAAGAATCTTCTATTTTTCACTTCTTCACATTCTACATTTCAACCTCGCACACTTCTTCTTCGCCTTCAACTCTGCGAGTTTTCATCTTCTCCCACTCCGTATTCTCACTGGAAGCGTCACGATGAAGAATCACGCAATGTTAGGGTTTCTGTTTGGTGGGATTTCGAGAACTGTAACATCCCTGCCGGTGTTAATGTTTCCAAAGTAGCACCTGCTATCACTGACGCCGTTAGAGCTAACGGAATTAAAGGTCCTGTTCATATTACTGCTTACGGCGATGTTTTGCAGCTTTCTAGACCTAATCAAGAAGCTCTCGCTTTCACTGGGATTCATCTTTCTCATGTTCCCAATG GTGGAAAGAATAGTGCTGATAGATCTCTTCTTGTTGATCTTATGTATTGGGTTTCCCAAAATCCTCCGCCTGCACATCTCTTTCTGATATCTGGTGATAGAGACTTTGCTGGCATATTACACCGATTAAGGATGAACAACTACAATATCTTGCTTGCAATTCCAGAAAAGGCTCCTGATGTTCTTTGTAGTGCAGCAACCATAATGTGGCAGTGGACTTCATTGCTCAAGGGAGAAAATCTAACTGGGAAGCATTTCAACCACCCTCCTGATGGTCAATTTGGTTCTTGGTATGGAAACTCTAAAGTGCCTCTTGAAAACCCCTTTTCAGCTGCCGAGCAGTCACCATCTTCACAAAAAGTACAAATTGTGGAAATCAATGAACCTTCCTCAGACTTACAGCCAGCTGGAGGAAATCCAAAGTCAGTTGTGAGGATTATTAAGCATATATTGAATTTACATCCAAATGGTATTGCCGTTTCAGATCTTCGTGCAGAGCTGACAGAATGTAATGTGTCATTGGGTAGAAACATATGTGGATATAAAAGGCTTTACCGCTTTCTATCATCAATACCAAATGTACATCTCCAGAAGGTAGGAAATGGTAATTTTTGTGTGAAGTTGCTCCCCTCAGAGTCCCCCGAACCCTCTGAAAGCAGCACTACTCTATCAACGGCATCTGCTGTTAAGAATGAGGAGAGGGGCTACACAACAACTCCAAAGCTACACAGTGAAGATAAAGACATGGATAAAGACATATATAAGAATCCTTCATTATATTCATTGCAGGAAAGGATCATTGAAGATgattcaaaatcattacaatCTATCCCTTCACAAGGAAGACCTATCGAGGAAGATGTGCCGCATGAATCATCTTTAGGCAGTGAGAAGGTTGTGGATGTGTCTAATGCACAACTGTCGGAGACTCAACTTTCACCAAAGGACAATGATGTTTCCAAAACTGAGATTGGTTCCTTTAAAGTAAGATCTAAAAAGTCGTTTGATGATGACATTGTTAGGTCTGAAGATGCAAGTCCAAAAGTTCTTGAAGAATACACCACTTCAGGGAATCTCGCTGCTGGTATTGATCACACAATGGTGGAAAACAATGATATAGCAAGTTATGATTCTGGAAAATCTATAGGAAAGAACAAACATGTGAATCAACCTAGAAAGGAGGTTGATGATCAAAGCCCATATACTTCAGCCGCTGATGACTCTCTAGTTGAGAAAAGACCTGATGGTTGTGTTGAAACTTACAGCAAAAGATCAACTTTCTTTAGCTGGATTAGAAGTTGGTGGCCATTTGGGAAAAGCAATGCAAAGACTGATGATATGACTGCTCATCAGAATAAGGTGACTAGTAGTTTTGAGGATTCAAAGTCATCTGAACTGAATCAGACTGCTAGTAATCTTGAAGAGCCCAAACCATTAGAACCACAGCAGGAAGATGTCCGTCATTCTGGAAAGGCTGAGGACTCCAAGTTATCTGAACTAGACCAGACTGCTGATAATCTTGAAGAGCCCAAGCTATTTGAACCACACAAGGATGTCAATCAATCAGGAAAGCCTGCGTTATTTTCTAGTGGTTCCTTTTGGAATGACATGGAATCTTTTGTTTTCAGCCCCAAAGGATCACTTCTTATTTCCCAGTCTAGAAGCAG GGAGGATTTGGCTcacaaattacaaaaatatcacCCTGTGGTTCTCAAATCTCTTACTAAAAATGATATCTTTCAATTGGTGGAATTGTTAATAGCAGAAAAAAAATGGTTGGAGGAAAGCCCCTCACAAGCATTTCCTTTTAAACTAACTCGATCAGTTCAGAAGACTGCGTCAGGCCTGTCTAATGATTCAAATAGTTTGAGATCTTTCTTTATAACTAATAGAACATCGCAGTCCAACTTACCAAAGTCATTTGAAAATGACAAGGAGAAACACACTCAAAGTATTCAGCAAACGGGAGTTCCCAGACTTGCCACTGAAAAGAAACATACCGAGAGGTCTAGAAGTGTTATATTTCGAGATTGTGAGAAACTGGTAACTGATATATTGAGGGAACATCCAGAGGGATATAATATAAGCAGTATtcgaaaacaatttaataatagATATGGCTATGACCTTGATTTCAAGAAACTTGGTTATAAGAAGATGGCATACTTGATACAGATAATGCCTGGGGTTAAAGTAGAATCCAGTCATATTTATCCTTCTGCTCCTGCTGTTTGTGGTTCTGACTCAGAAACTTCTATCCTCAAAACTGTAGCAACCAATGGCGGTGATGAAAAATTCAACTCAGATAATGAATTATCTGATACAGCCCCAAAAGAGTATAACATGGAATCTCTTTGGGAGGAATTAGGCCCTGTTTCTGCTAAAAACCTTGATCAGAATGATTTGAAATCAAATTTAAGTCAGAAAGCAATCAAACTGGACACACCAAAGAATCCTGATTATGAACCTGTTGTCTCAGATTATGATTCTTCTGATACTGAAGGGGATAGCTCTTGTTTAACTAAACCAGAAGATCAAGGAAAGCCAAAATATGATGAGCAAGACAGTTCTTTTTGGCAAACTCTGGATTCCTGGCATAGCACCAAGGAAGAAGAGAATAGAGTCCATAAATCCGAAAACATTGTTGACTTGCAAGCTCTGGATTCCCAGCATAGCACCAAGGAAGAAGAGAATAAAGTCCATAAATCCGAAAACATTGTTGACTTGAGCAATTCTCTGTTTGACATATTAAATTCATCCACAGAATCCAAACAGGGTGTTGTCGTTTCCAAAAATACTTCAGGGAATTATAGAGAAAAGCAAAGATCTCAAAAGTATTCATTTGTTGCTGACCCAGCCTTACCCAACAAGGACAAGTTTTTGGGTGGGCTACTAAATGGCTTGAAGAAAGAGGATGAGTCAAAGATGCAAAACTGA
- the LOC123913905 gene encoding probable mediator of RNA polymerase II transcription subunit 26c, with protein sequence MDLDDFRSILDTAGVDVWMFIDTAISVASHDNAGELKRRRDGIVERLYAATTAAPVCLNCDGGNRLVSDGNHVKKENSPSLSPERQQRRGGGSPATPQSQGNEDGEDEEIDPYGGLFEDEQKKILEIKELLEDPRQSDESLMELLQNLVDIDITFQELKETDIGRNVNQLRKHPSSDVRRLVKLLVKKWKEIVDEWVKHNPQGGKNTLMADGDSPLQKTTPNGHNHQIPDFAYSPNPHNGSSGSDRNNSEVEPKPKPKTVPRKDPPPKLRPSPPVTAPTNATQNRQREQKESNFDAERLATARKRLQANYKEAENAKKQRTIQVMDIHELPKSKAKNGYFPKNRGGGSSQGRQHW encoded by the exons ATGGATTTGGACGATTTCCGATCGATTTTAGATACGGCTGGCGTTGACGTATGGATGTTTATCGACACGGCGATTTCCGTCGCTTCTCATGATAACGCCGGCGAGTTGAAGCGTCGAAGAGACGGAATCGTTGAGCGACTTTACGCTGCAACGACTGCTGCTCCGGTTTGTCTGAATTGCGACGGCGGAAACCGTCTCGTGAGTGATGGAAATCATGTTAAGAAAGAGAATAGTCCTAGCTTAAGCCCTGAACGTCAACAGCGTCGCGGCGGTGGTTCTCCGGCAACGCCGCAGTCTCAGGGAAACGAGGATGGTGAAGATGAGGAGATAGATCCTTATGGTGGTTTGTTTGAAGATGAACAGAAGAAGATTCTAGAGATTAAGGAGCTTCTAGAAGATCCTCGCcag tcTGATGAATCTTTGATGGAGTTGCTGCAAAATCTGGTGGATATTGATATTACATTCCAAGAGTTGAAG GAAACTGACATCGGGAGGAACGTGAATCAGTTGCGAAAACATCCATCGAGCGATGTTCGCCGATTGGTGAAGCTACTTGTCAA GAAGTGGAAAGAGATTGTGGATGAATGGGTGAAGCATAATCCACAGGGAGGGAAAAACACTCTGATGg CTGATGGAGATTCACCTCTGCAGAAAACCACCCCAAATGGGCATAATCATCAG ATTCCTGATTTTGCGTACTCTCCAAATCCACACA ATGGAAGTTCTGGTTCTGACCGTAACAATTCTGAAGTcgaaccaaaaccaaaacctaAAACTGTTCCGCGCAAAGACCCACCTCCTAAATTAAGGCCATCACCTCCGGTTACCGCCCCTACTAATGCTACTCAAAAT AGACAGAGAGAACAGAAAGAGAGCAATTTTGACGCGGAGAGGCTTGCTACGGCAAGAAAACGGCTTCAAGCGAACTATAAAGAAGCTGAAAATG CCAAAAAGCAAAGAACAATTCAGGTGATGGACATACATGAGTTACCTAAGTCAAAAGCCAAGAATGGTTACTTTCCAAAGAACAGAGGTGGTGGCAGTTCTCAGGGAAGACAGCACTGGTGA